The Microcoleus sp. bin38.metabat.b11b12b14.051 genome contains a region encoding:
- a CDS encoding carbohydrate ABC transporter permease encodes MSIAREQPTTKPFNIRQLILPLSAILIVAYFLAPIIWQVLTSFKVNADISAIPNVYIPTRITFEHYLSLFQRRPFALYILNSAFVSITSTLLCLAVGAPAAYALARLRLWGERIILATVTIVTLFPAVLLFLGLLEIVKALDLGNNYLALIIPYTAINLPLTILVMRSFFQQLPKDLEDAAKVDGYNTFQMLWQIVLPMTFPALVTTGILTFISAWNEFIFALTFMTRESLKTIPVATAQLSGASVFEIPYGPIAAATVLGTLPLVFLVLVFQRRIVQGLTAGAVKG; translated from the coding sequence ATGTCGATCGCCCGCGAACAACCTACCACAAAACCCTTTAACATCCGGCAATTAATCTTACCCCTATCAGCGATACTAATTGTCGCATACTTCCTCGCGCCCATCATCTGGCAAGTGCTGACATCCTTCAAAGTAAACGCCGATATCTCAGCCATTCCCAACGTCTACATTCCCACCCGAATTACGTTTGAGCATTACCTGTCATTGTTCCAGCGCCGCCCATTTGCACTTTACATCTTAAATAGCGCTTTTGTTTCCATCACTTCCACATTGCTGTGTTTAGCCGTAGGAGCACCCGCCGCTTACGCTTTAGCCAGGTTGCGGCTGTGGGGCGAGAGAATTATTTTAGCAACTGTGACAATTGTGACCCTATTTCCGGCAGTGTTGCTATTTTTGGGACTCCTGGAAATTGTCAAGGCTTTGGATTTAGGAAATAATTATTTAGCCTTAATAATTCCCTACACCGCCATCAATCTACCACTGACAATTTTGGTAATGCGGAGTTTCTTTCAACAATTACCAAAAGACTTAGAAGATGCAGCCAAAGTTGACGGATATAACACCTTTCAAATGCTGTGGCAAATCGTGCTGCCGATGACATTTCCCGCCCTAGTCACAACCGGAATTTTGACATTTATTTCAGCTTGGAACGAGTTTATATTTGCACTGACATTTATGACTCGCGAATCTCTCAAAACAATTCCCGTAGCCACAGCTCAACTCAGCGGCGCCTCAGTCTTTGAGATTCCCTACGGCCCGATCGCAGCAGCCACCGTTTTAGGAACATTACCCTTAGTTTTTCTAGTTTTAGTATTCCAGCGGCGCATAGTTCAAGGTTTAACTGCCGGGGCAGTCAAGGGATAA
- a CDS encoding carbohydrate ABC transporter permease: protein MQLDKMRQREQRTGWILVAPALIILLLVFAYPILRAFWLSLFTQNLGTELKLVFSGFANYSRILGDGRFWQTLSNTTVFTLASVVLELILGMGIALVLNQSFTGRGIVRTISLLPWALPTALMGVAWAWIFNDQYGVINDILLRLGLIQKSISWLGDPTLAMMAVITADVWKTTPFVSLLLLAGLQSISADLYEAHAIDGASSWQSFRQITLPLLMPQIVIALLFRFAQAFGIFDLIQVMTGGGPAGATETVSIYIYSTVMRYLDFGYGAALVVCTFLLLVAAVAIASYLLSRARASQI from the coding sequence ATGCAATTAGATAAGATGCGACAGCGCGAACAAAGAACCGGATGGATATTAGTAGCACCAGCATTGATAATTTTGCTGCTAGTATTTGCTTACCCAATTTTGCGCGCGTTTTGGCTGAGTTTATTCACCCAAAATCTCGGTACTGAATTGAAACTGGTTTTTTCCGGTTTTGCTAACTACAGTCGAATATTAGGTGACGGGCGTTTCTGGCAAACTTTAAGCAATACCACAGTGTTTACTCTTGCCTCTGTTGTGCTGGAATTAATTCTCGGCATGGGCATTGCTTTAGTTTTAAATCAATCCTTCACGGGGCGCGGGATTGTCCGCACAATTTCCCTGCTGCCTTGGGCGCTGCCGACTGCGCTGATGGGTGTAGCTTGGGCGTGGATTTTTAACGATCAATACGGCGTAATTAACGATATTTTGCTCCGCTTGGGATTGATTCAAAAGAGCATTAGCTGGCTGGGAGATCCGACTTTGGCAATGATGGCTGTAATTACGGCTGATGTGTGGAAAACTACGCCGTTTGTTAGTTTGCTTTTGTTAGCCGGATTGCAATCAATTTCTGCGGATTTGTATGAAGCGCACGCTATTGACGGCGCGAGTAGTTGGCAGAGTTTCCGTCAAATTACCTTGCCGCTGCTGATGCCCCAAATTGTGATTGCTTTGCTGTTTCGATTTGCCCAAGCTTTCGGCATTTTCGACCTGATTCAGGTGATGACGGGAGGGGGGCCGGCGGGGGCGACGGAGACGGTTTCTATCTACATTTACAGCACGGTAATGAGGTATTTAGACTTTGGGTACGGGGCGGCTTTGGTGGTATGTACTTTTTTGCTGTTAGTGGCCGCAGTGGCGATCGCCAGTTACCTATTATCCAGAGCCCGCGCTAGTCAAATTTAG